TTACACTTGAAAAGAAATTGGGAAAGAAACTTTTAGAACTTGTTTCTCCTCACGTCTTACCTATCTCAAATAAATCTATTGCTGGATGGAGTGCTGAAATAAAAGAAATAATAAATATAAAAGATTTATCTTCTCTTAAGAATGTCCCATATTCTCATAATACGGAATTTGAGGAAAAGACTGGTTATAAATGTAAGTCAATGTTAACAGTTCCAATTCTTGATAGAGAAAACAGTTTAGTAGGTGTTTTTCAATTAATAAATAAAACAAAAGGAAATAAAATTACATATTTTACAAGAACTGATGAGAAAATAGCCCATTCTCTATCTTCTCAAGCTGCTGTTGCGATAAGAAGTGCTCAACTTACAGAAGAACTTAAAGCAGCTCACCTTGAAACTATCTATCTACTGGGTGAAGCTGCAGAATATAAAAACAAAGAAACTGGAGATCATATTAAGAGAGTCGCAAGCTTCACAAAAGTAATTGCGGAAAATCTTGGTTTAGATAAGGATGTTGTTGAGATTATATACAAAGGTAGTCCTTTACATGATATTGGAAAAATAGGAATCCCAGATAAAATACTTACAAAACCCGGAAAATTAAAAAAAGAAGAATGGGAAATAATGAAACAACACACAACTTTTGGTTTTAATTTACTTAAAAACTCTACTTCTAACATAATTAAAACTGCCGCAGAAATTGCTTATACTCATCACGAGAGATGGGACGGAAAAGGGTATCCTAGAGGGCTAAAGGGTAAAGAGATACCCATTTCAGGAAGAATTGTTGCTTTATCTGATTTCTTTGATGCCTTAACTTCTAAACGATCTTATAGAAAAAAACCATTTTCTTTTGAAGAGACCCTTTCTATTATTAAGAAGGAAAGAGAAAAGCATTTCTGCCCTGAAACAACAGAGGCATTCTTTAAGGGTATAAAAAAGATAAAAGAAATCAGTAAGAACTCTCTTATTTCATAATTTTGCTGACAACCCCCCATTTTTTTCATAAAGACACCTCCATTTCGGGAAAGAGGCTTATAAATTTCGTCTTCTCGTTGGATTCCAACCGTACTCCTCGTCTGAACTGGATTTGAGTGAACCAATAGTTCA
The sequence above is a segment of the candidate division WOR-3 bacterium genome. Coding sequences within it:
- a CDS encoding HD domain-containing phosphohydrolase encodes the protein MKLYETLIKIGINLSAEKDLERLLNLILESACRICKADAGTFYLKNDNFLEFKVSRNFTLEKKLGKKLLELVSPHVLPISNKSIAGWSAEIKEIINIKDLSSLKNVPYSHNTEFEEKTGYKCKSMLTVPILDRENSLVGVFQLINKTKGNKITYFTRTDEKIAHSLSSQAAVAIRSAQLTEELKAAHLETIYLLGEAAEYKNKETGDHIKRVASFTKVIAENLGLDKDVVEIIYKGSPLHDIGKIGIPDKILTKPGKLKKEEWEIMKQHTTFGFNLLKNSTSNIIKTAAEIAYTHHERWDGKGYPRGLKGKEIPISGRIVALSDFFDALTSKRSYRKKPFSFEETLSIIKKEREKHFCPETTEAFFKGIKKIKEISKNSLIS